ctgccttcggagcgtgaagcagcggtgggctcgataggtattgcttcaattcctctaattcctgttggcattccggggtccaggcaaaatcattcttctttttgagtagagagaaaaatcagTGGCTTCGATCTGAcaaccttgaaatgaatcggcctaacgCAGCTATACGCCCGGTTAGCTTCTgtacggcttttacactgtccacgacaatgatgtcttcgatggccttgattttatcggggttgatctcgattcctcgattcgataccatgaatccaaggaactttcccgaaccgaccccgaaagtacatttctcggggttgagcttcatgtcgtatttccttaaaatctcgaatgtttcctgcaaatgaaccaaatagtcctctgcgcgcagggacttaactagcatgtcgtcaatataaacttccattgatttacctatttgttcttcgaacattttatttactaggcgttggtaagtagctcctgcattttttagcccgaagggcattacattataacaataagttccatgcttggtgataaatgaagtcttttctcggtcctccaggttcatttggatttgattgtacccggaataggcatcgagaaaagtaaggatctcgtggtcggccgtggcatcgatcatgcgatcgatgttaggcagtgaaaAAGAATcgttggggcacgccttgtttaaatccttataatctacacacattctaagtttgttcccttttttaggaactacaactacattggctaaacattcgggatatttcacctcccgaatggaccctattttgagaagtttagttacctcatcctttatgaatgcgtgctttatctcggactggggtctcctcttttgcTTTACCGATTTGAACCCggggtccaagcttagctgatgcgtcgttatctctggtgggatccatgtcatgtctaaatgggaccaagcaaaataatctatgttatcaataagaaattgaataagccttttcctgagttagggggttaatcccgttcccaggtatacctttcgctcgggccggtactcgatcaatataacatgttctACCTAttcgactgttgatttggtggcgtcggaatcttcgggaacaataaaagtttgaggggtcagaaagtcctcatcttcttcttctatctcctacttccccgattcggtcgaggctgatGGATgcgattgctatttgacttcctcttTACCTTTGATGCTTGACCGTTCctaggttgatagtgtcgatatcgatgttacctcatcgaccgcaaatatttcctttgcagcatgttgTTCCCCGTATATTGCTTTTACACCGTCCAATGTCGGGAATTTTATCacttggtggagggtcgaagggactgccctcatattgtggatccaaggtcttccgagcagggcattgtatctcatgtcaccctcgattacGTGAAACTTGGTGTCTTGAATTGTTCCAaccacgttcaccggtagaataatctcccctttagttatttcactggccatattgaagccattTAAAACTAGAGTTGCGGGTACAATTTGATtctgtaggccgagttgttccacgaccctcgatcagaTGATATTTGCCGAACTATCTGAATCCACTAAAAcatgcttaacttgaactttacttaataagatagaaattacctgagcgtcgttgtggggctgagaaatgccttctgcttcttcgttgttgaatgacaaagtgccttcgggcacatagtCTCGGGTTTGTTTTTCCTTAGTGGTTGATAACTTAGTGTGTTTGAACATGGGTCCCTGTGGAACgccgaccccaccgacgatcatatgaataatatgttggggttcctcctgttcatttttcctgttggcgtctctttctctgaaatgattcttggctcgatcgctgaggaactctcgaaggtggccctcgttgaatagatgagctacctcttctcttaattgtctacaatcctcggttttgtgaccatgcgtgccatggtATTTACACATCAAATTCGGGTTTCTTTGAGAAGGATCGGTCTATATGGGTCCGGGctacctagtatctttgatccttccgattgctgatacaatgcccgatgcatcgatgctaaaattatattctgataaccgaggtgactttgtgggatcggcatacttgtcaaaaccacttcttctcataagtccccgagaacttTGTCCTCGGTCACTTCTTCGATTGTTCTGGGCGGAATTacgtcctgaaccattgttctTTCGATCtacggtatatggttgatatcggtctctgttcgaccttggctccctgtCAATGTCCCTCTGGTTCTTAACTATCGACCTGTTTAGATGtactgaaccggaaggggctcttagttggtcgtcctcgaccctgatcttcgattgatatcaatTGTGCATATCTGCCCAGGTCACGGCCGGATACTTGATCAAActttgtttcaactgacgtgatgctatcgaactccgctcgttcaacccttgggtgaaagcttgaacggcccaatcatctgtgaccggtggaaattccatgcgttctatttgaaatcgggacatgaactccctcagcatttcattatccctttgtcttaccttgaaaaggtctgatttccttgttgcgacctttatggcccctgcgtgtgcctttacgaaagaatctgctaacatggcgaatgagtcgatggaatttggtggcaggttgtgataccaaataattgctcccttcgaaagggtctctccgaatgtTTTCAACGGCACAGATTCGATTTCGTCATCTTATAAATCGTTACCCTTTATGGCACatatgtaagaggtgacgtgttcgttagggtcggtcgtcccattaatttaggaatctcgggcatgcgaaaatttttggggatcggttttggagctgcactcggggggaaaaggcttttgtacgaattttttgtaATCCAACCCTTTTAACACTCGTGGTGCCCTCGAGTTCTGATCGACCcttgagttatatgtttctacttttttatcgtttgcttcgatccattttgtgagttcctcgagtatcttagcaatttcgggattagtccctgattcttgctcatttgaccttactatagatGGCTCCGttatgtgggtgatttctcggagTGAAATGGGCTCCGGTCTGCTCGGtacctgggtttgactctgcaactgagctatcgctacctgttgagcttgcaacatttcaaaaatcatacgcaagctgattctaTTTTCCTCAACGTTATGGTCTCGAGCTGCAaatcgagtaccaccatgaatgctattttcaggttcagaacgttggtttgccacaatagccacatgcgaattaacgtctttAGGTACTTCGACTCGGGCCCTAATGGCATCGACAAGCGGCCTTTCGGCCCcgggcgtcaagttgttgttctcaccttgaaggccagcttcgctgtctataggtaaggccattaattgagagttcgttgttgctaatccgaaatcaaagacactttcaacaacaagcgtaaaatggtgtgttttgcagatttgtgtcaaataaccactgttatcttTAGCCCCAATGTGGgctccaaactgtttacccgaaaaacggatagagttaaatttatacatagttctaagggtacgtggtataCTTGACGCAAATCATATAAgcagaaatatcgaatattggcTATCAAGAATGAAAATATAAATAAGGTTGAGGGGAGGATGATTTATGAGTAAACAAGATGAAAGTAAAgtataaagctcaaaatgataatCTCTCAATATGGAGCATATGCACAGTATGTGAGTTATGGTTTCTTAATGTCTCAATGCCCTCTTAGAGAGATAATAgctatccctcttatagtgggggatcctactttagatataattaaaaatacatagtggggaaccatgataaatcaactttcCCCTTTTTttcctgccgagattctctcctttagtgctcctgtaacggctcttgtctataggctcgatattgacttgagctcgatactgaatcgagctcgatattgattcgaACTCGATTTTGACTCGGGGCTCGATAATGACtacgagctcggtattgatcggtccctgcaACTCGAAGTTAGGTAACCCGGCTTCGAATCTTATCCCGAaattatgaagacgctcttcggtccattatgttcccatctcgaCCAGTCGTACGAAAGCCGaaatcgatttcgaccgtatacactctTCCCTCTCAAACACATAGACTGATTCATAATTAAGGGCAACTCGGTGCATGAAGCATTTTGTATTTACTCAGGATCTGGGGAAGGGTTGCACTCCAAAGAGGTGTGATTAGGCAACCTACCCTGATGCAAGTACCAGTAACTTATTCCACGGCTCGAATTCGTGACCTATAAATCACACGAAGACAGTTTTACCGTTATTCCAAGACTCCCCTTCTAACCGATCCATAACTGAGACAAAATGAAATGATCCGGACATTAATGTCTCGAGAAAAATTGGATACCCAAGTAAAATTAAGATTGTCATTCCCAACAAAAGAGTAGATCATATTCAATCTGCACTACTCAATTACCTTGAAATAATTCTACATTACATTTTGTTGTTACTTACATGTTCTTATCGGTCCTGCTAGATACAAAAAAGTTCAGTATAAGAATACTTGtggtattttatgtatatatttagcTTAGTGTCAAAACTCCTCGTTTTCTTTTCTAAACATGAATTCAATCATACACCACGAACCATTTTGGGACGGGAGGAGTAGCATTTTCGCTAGAATTAAACAAAGCACGGGCTCATTTTAGGGGGGAAAATTGGCTGAAATATATCCCAAGATCCAGGAGCCATGGTTCATTTACAGCATGAGATCACAAGAGAGGACAATTGCTCATATTTAAGGCCATGATTTCATGTGAGCTGTTATCTTTGTATATTCCTGGCTTGGATTAATGTCTAAAAGCTGCAGCCAATCACTAAAGAAGAAGATCCCAACTTCATTGACATATAAAGGAGATCAAACGAACTACTTTAACTAGGTCTAGCCTTTAACGACATATTACATGTGAATCAGCAGTCCTTACCTCTCAAAATCCTCCACTTAATGAAAAGAGAAGGGAAAACTAGTGGTTAAAATCGAATTGGAGGTTCTATAAAGGAAGAAGTTAGATCTACTGCTTATCAGCAGCTGCTTGGATTCATGTTGCTAGGGTGCCTTTTCATCTATCATACTAAACTCCACAACTCTGGCCGTTTCCGCCTGCATAACCAACTAGGTGTACTGCTATTACTTAATTCTGAAATTTGAAAGAAATTGGAAAGATATAACCAACTAAAGTACCAAAGTGACATTAAATACAAAATGGAGAGCATCACTACCAGCCATTCCTATATTACCTAATAGTCAAGttccacttctttcttcttcttcttcttcttcaccttctgtttttttctcttttgttttgttattttaaaCTCCATCCAATAAACAATTGCAGGCTATCAGTTCATAATTTCCATTTTTTTAAAAGGTTATCAGTTCATAATTTCCATTCCTTGAGGTAATATCTCAATctatgttgcgcggactctccaaaatgatGCTGTACCGGCGTctgatcctccaaaaatacactacttttggaggatccgacacgcacccaGCAATATTTTCTgagagtccgcgcaacatagATATCAATTAAATTTCACTTTACTCATAGGAGTTGTTACTCGCTGGAAAGTTTTAATGCTATCCTCAGAATAAAAATTCTTGCTTACTGAATTATTCAGAGtcaattttattttaaaacaagTCCCCTTCTAAACCTACCTgatataaataaagaaatatcaatatACAAGATTATTTCAGTATAATTTCTTATTATGAGTAGAACGACAACTTCAAAGGTATTATGTTACAGAATACAGATGTACACTGAAAGCAAAAATAAATTGTTTCAATGTGTGCTGAGCACCAAGAATGTTTATACAGAAGCAAGTGCAAACCAGACCAGTTCAAGCATCCGCGGAAGCTGGAGCAGAGTATTTAAGAATAGCTGCAAGTATCCTTTCTTTGTCTCTGGTGGGAAAAGCTTCCAATAGGACTCCATTCTTATAAAAGTGAAAAAGGGGTACTGTCTGCATTAAGTTAGTTACATTTGAGATGTTAAATTTCTGTACCATAAAAACTAGGTCTTCCCAATTCTAAACAAAAGAAGTAATATTATCAATCAGATTGGAGAAGCAACAACTATAAATTGATTTAAGCCATCAAAAAGTTTCACCTTGATTCGCAGTCGTTCAGCAACCTCAgattgttcatcatattcatcGATCACCTGCAGATATGGGAATTATTATTCACACTATCTTTTGTTTCATTaagaaagaaaaatacttttgctCCTGACAAGTTTAGACTAAAACAGAAATGCTCCTTGTGATATTTGAGATGAGGTGAAGCGACTAAGGCATTTCCTTCTTTAATTATGTCTAATATAGTACTTACATTGTGTTTTAAGAATATAACTGGTGCTTGCTCATCACCAGCTCCCCTGCACAATTTTGCAAAACCTTGCTCTATATACTTGCAGCTGCCACAGGCGGTGCGATAGAAGTCTACCACAACCAAAGAACCAGCTTTTTTTGCTTTTTCCAATATTATGGAGAATTCCTCATCAGTCTTAAATTCTCTTACACATTCAACAGGACATAAATCGTCCTCTTCATCAAGTAGTTCTTCAATGTTGTCATGGACTGCACTCTGAATTTCTGAGCATTGACGCACGAGACTTTGAAGTGTGACATTCAAATCTGCATGTCTAAGTTTTGAACAAAGCCTTGCCTTTAAATGAGATGATTCATTGATACTTGTACAGGAAAGAGAATTAAGCAATGTGTGGGCTGGTTCACCATCTAGTAGATTTATGCTTCTAAAACTCAAGTAACGCTGCCAATCAACAATGCCTAGTCTTTGCATGAGTCTGTTTTAAGAACTGACTGAAAGCGGTATTACCTCTGGATGAATGGCTCCTGGAGACTTTTCAAACCTCATACATAACCAAGCAACAATTCCTTGTGATTTTTCAGATCAAATTCTCATTTGATGACATTACATAGCAGTGGCCACTGAAATCAAGAGGCCAAACTGTTAGGAATTGAGAAAGTAAAAGAACCATTGCTGTTTACAGTAGAAGCACCCATACATATCTCATATATTTGTAATCCAGAAAGGAAAAAAGACTGATCAAGCAAGGAGATCAGTTTGATGCTCACTGTTTACTTTGAATAAAACAAACAGAAAATCAAGAGAACACTGCAATTAATTGTAACCATCTCAGCATGATCGTTCACTTCAGCAGAATTAGGGGATGCTATATGAATTTCTCTACATGCAGATTCCATGTGCCACATTGGCAAAAGCAGAAAACATGTATTGAAGATGTTTGCTTCAGTGAAATCAAAGCCTATAACAAAATTGAAGGTCTGAATTAGTTCAGTATGCCGTAAAGGCTCTACTGACAAGCACATAGAACACTTGGGGTCGTTTGGTAGAGTGTATTAGAATAATgttgaataaggtgtattagtaatgcatgagttagtaatgcaagcattagctaTGTAGAGATCATTTCTTATCCATTGTTTGGTGTGGTgtttaaaaattaaaatccaTTGCATAGTTTTTAAGAAaattgtttgtttacaaaaatgccctccatattATTTAGCTTTGAGGGACTTGAAGAATAATTTTGCCTTTAACCATGCTAATCCATGCATTAATAGTCTTGGTATTGCTAATGCCATGGTTTGTTATGCATTAgctatacataggataataccaaatagggTGTATAGTTATACATAGGTTGAAAAAGTATACCAAACAAGGTTTTACTAGTACAcaaagctaatgcatgcattattttctCTAATGCACTCTACCAAACGAGCTCTTAGTCTAGCTTTATCTCTCTTAAGTCTGTTCCCCTTGGTCATATAAGCTAAGCATTTTATGAACCAAAATCTATAGACCTTGGCATCGTG
This region of Nicotiana tomentosiformis chromosome 4, ASM39032v3, whole genome shotgun sequence genomic DNA includes:
- the LOC104090890 gene encoding thioredoxin-like 4, chloroplastic; the protein is MQRLGIVDWQRYLSFRSINLLDGEPAHTLLNSLSCTSINESSHLKARLCSKLRHADLNVTLQSLVRQCSEIQSAVHDNIEELLDEEDDLCPVECVREFKTDEEFSIILEKAKKAGSLVVVDFYRTACGSCKYIEQGFAKLCRGAGDEQAPVIFLKHNVIDEYDEQSEVAERLRIKTVPLFHFYKNGVLLEAFPTRDKERILAAILKYSAPASADA